The nucleotide window TGTCATCACCGAGTTTTTTACCCAATGGGGGACTCGCTCGTCTTACTCCAGTCGCCGTGGCACTGAAGGGGTTCGTAATTACTTTTCACGTAAGAATGCCCTGTTCCTTGATGGAATCCTCGATACGATTCGCAACTGGTGGCAGGAAGGCTGCTTATCCAGGAACGAGCTTTTCCTTTTGATGACTAGTGTTTTAGAAGAGGTGGTTATCACGGCGAACGTCAATGGGACGTTTCACGATTTCAATCGAGATCGTATATGGCCCAATGCGGAACAAGCGTTTCGTCTGAGGATTCCCCTGATCTCGTGCGCCGGTCAGTTGGCGGAGACCGCGAATGCAGACTCAATCAATGCTGCTGCCAGCTTTGCGCAGCACGACATCTGCTACCTCGATCCTCCTTACAATTTCCGTCAATACAGCGCCTATTACCATTTCTTGAATTTCATTGCAGCGTACCCGTTCCTGAACGACATAGAAACTTATGTCAAAGGGCTCGAATACGTCCGTGGGCAGCACCCAGAAGACGATTTCACCAGCGATTTTTGCTCTCGTGCACGGTTCGTAGATGGTCTCCGCAAGCTAATCGAAGTGGTTGACGCCAAACACGTCGTCTTGAGCTACTACGGTGGCCGTAATCACTGGAACCACTGGGCTTCTGTCTCTGAGCCGACTGATGAGGGGCTTCGTGAGCTGAGAGCGTTGTTTGAGGATACAAATCTGTTTACGGACTGCGAAGTAATCCCTGCACTCGGAATCCGAAAAAACTACCAGAGCAGGCTTGGTGAGCAAAAAAAACTTGTCAACGAATACCTGTTCCATGGTGTCAAGCGCGACCTGCCTGCAGACATACGACCAGCATCACCGCCGCCGCTACCCGCTAATGTCCGCTGGGGTCTGGTTGATGATTTTTGCCACACCCCCCCGTTGGGCGAGGATCGGATTGATCAAATCATCCTTGCTGCGGGCTGAGTTGGACGCATACTGTGACAGCAACAGCTTTGGATCAACGCCCCATGCTTCAATTTTGTCAAAGGTGCGGTGGGCGGCCTCGATGGTCGCATAGCCCAGGAACATGGGTTCGTTTGCACCAGGCATTGGAAGAAGGAACACCGACAGGACATCCGCGGGCGCGACGCGGAGCGACTCCATATAGTAGAGTTGCTTCACTATGTCCTGTCCACCTGGGTGGGACTGCGGAAATCGGTAGTAGTATTTAGCATCGATGATCAAATGCCACGAATCCCGGACTAGGATGATGTCCGGT belongs to Rhodoferax saidenbachensis and includes:
- a CDS encoding DNA adenine methylase; this encodes MEKYLGNKASLLPLIEQFFVERIPGASSLSDVFAGTNNISRYFRARGWATASCDANRFSYVLAQAYLGTGDSPQFQAVRTRRNDTFRLLQMQTDLRRGMARYGALYLPGCTGEKVFQDLRHLANVLARLQGIGEDNQQPGVITEFFTQWGTRSSYSSRRGTEGVRNYFSRKNALFLDGILDTIRNWWQEGCLSRNELFLLMTSVLEEVVITANVNGTFHDFNRDRIWPNAEQAFRLRIPLISCAGQLAETANADSINAAASFAQHDICYLDPPYNFRQYSAYYHFLNFIAAYPFLNDIETYVKGLEYVRGQHPEDDFTSDFCSRARFVDGLRKLIEVVDAKHVVLSYYGGRNHWNHWASVSEPTDEGLRELRALFEDTNLFTDCEVIPALGIRKNYQSRLGEQKKLVNEYLFHGVKRDLPADIRPASPPPLPANVRWGLVDDFCHTPPLGEDRIDQIILAAG